The sequence below is a genomic window from Bosea sp. F3-2.
GGTCGAGCAGCACGGCGAGCAGGACGATGGCGAGCCCGCCGACGAAGCCGAGGCCGGGATCGGCCCGCTGCAGGCCGAGCAGCACGACTTCGCCGAGCCCCTTGGCGCCGATCATCGAGGCGACCACGACCATGGCCAGCGCCATCATGATCGCCTGGTTCAGCCCTTGCAGGATCGTCGGCCGGGCGAGCGGCAGCTCGATCAGCCAGAAGCTCTGCCGCGGCTTCAGGCCCAACGCCCGCGCGGCCTCGATGAAACCCGGATCGACGCCGCGCAGGCCAAGCTCCGTCAGCCGCGCAAAGGGCGGCAGCGCATAGATCAGCGTCGCGACGAGGGCCGGCGCGCGCCCGAGCCCGAGCACCATCGCCACCGGGATCAGGTAGACGAAGCTCGGGATGGTCTGCATCAGATCGTAAAGCGGGGTGAGCGCCCGGCCGAGACGCGGCAGCCGCGCCGCCGCAACGCCAAGCGGCAGCCCGATCAGCACGACGAACAGCACCGCGACGGCGACGAGGGCGAGCGACTGCATCGCCTCATTCCAGACGCCGAGCCCGGCCAGCGCCACCGGCAGGACCGCCATCGCCAGCGCGAAACCGATCCGCCGTGTCGCCAGCCAGGCGCCGGCGGCGACCGCCAGGACGAAAGCGGGAACCGGGATGTGCTGGAGTGCCATCTCAACCAGCCGAACCGGCGCGGTCAGCGTCGCACCGAAACCGTCGAGCTTGTCGCCATAGCCGGTGACGACGGCATCGACCGCGCGGTTGACGGCGCCCTGCAGCGCCTTGCCGAATTCCGGCACGAAAGCGGTCGTCACAGGCTCGACGCAACCTTCGTGGCGATATCGGCCGGCAACCATTTGCGCCAGATGTCAGGCTGCGACTTCAAGAAGACGATGGCCTGCTGCTCGGGCGTGACGCCTTTCTCGCGCGCCTCGGCGAGCATCTTCGAGGTCATGTCGCTCGTCGTGCCGTAGCTCTTGAAGAAGGTCACGAGCTGCGGCGCCTTCCTGGCGAGGTCGACATTGGCGCCGATGACCACCTTGCTCGTCGGGTAGGCGGTGGCGCGCTTGGGGTTGTCGCTCGCCTTGAGTTCGGCCCAGATCGCGGGGTCGAAGGGCGGCTCCTCGAGCTTGACGAGGTCATAGGCCCCGAGCAGCCAGCTCGGGCCCCAGTAGTAGAACAGCACCGGGCGCTTGCGCTTGAGCGCGGCTTCGATGGCGGCGACCAGTGCCTCGCCCGAGCCGCCGCGCGTATTGGTGAAGTCCTCGGCGAGCCCGTAGACCGCGAGCTTCTTGGTGTTGATGCCTTCGCAGACCCAGCCGGCGACGCAGTTGTAGAAGCGCCCCTTCCCCGGCTCCTCCGGATCGGCGAACAGGTTCTTGTAGCGCTTGAGATCCTGTGCGGACTTCAGATCGGGCGCCTTGGCATCAGGCCCGGAGACCAGATAGCGCGGCACGAACCAGCCCTCGTTCGCATCGGGAAAGGCCGTGCCCAGCGGCTCGACCTTGCCGGCCTCGGCTGCCTTCACCCAGGCCTCGACCGGATTGGCCGTCCAGATTTCCATGACGATGTCGACATCGCCGCGCGCCAGGCCGTTGACCAGCGGCGCGATGGCGCCAGGCACGCGCTCGACCTTGCAGCCGAAGCCGCGCTCGGCGATCGCGCTGGCGACGGCGGTGTGGAAGGCGGCGGAATCATAGTCGAGCCCCGCCATCTTCAGCGGGCGGTCGAGCTCGCAGGCCATGGCTGGAGCGCCGAGCCCCAGGCCAAATGCGAGCGCTGCGACTCCAAGAAGGGTTTTCATCGTCGTCGCTCCCCCGGTTGACCATGACAGAGGCCGTCGCGAATGATCGCACAGGCGGTTCGCGCTGTAACGCGGGACCGGGCGAATTGATCCCGGCTCGCGACCTTTCAGCGGGACCATCGCTCATGTGGCGCGGCGAGACTACGCCCTCCCCTGTCAGTGCCCGTCAGGACGTTAGATCGCCGTGCGTCCTACCGGACGCGAAGTGGCGATCTATCCTTTTGTTTGAGCACCGGATTTGCCCGAAAAGCGGATTCCACTTTTCGGTCCGATGCTCCAGGCGCGTGAACGCCTGTCGACACGGCTCCCCCAGAACCACCGCCGGCATTCCGGGTTGGCCCCTGGGCCGAGCCCGGAGCCCATGAACACGACGCTGCAGGCATGACCGTGTCGGGTCGGAGCTCCCTTCTGGCCCGAACAGTGTTCATGGGTTCCGGGCTCAGGCCTTCGGCCTGCCCCGGAATGACGGCGGTGGGGCCGCGAAGCCGGTTCGGCAAGGTCCGCAGACGGCCCATTCCCGACGTCTGGAACGTCTGCTGCTGCTGGGCAACGGGTATGCAGGGAATCGTTACCGGAGCGACATGAGATAAGTCGTGACGCCAGCGTCGATGCTGATGACGGGCTTGTCGCCCGACACCTTTGACCGATCGATTCCGGCATCGCGGAGCTGGGTCTCGGACAGGTCGGCGATGACACGGTGGGTACGCTCTCGAACAAGAGCCCTGCCGAAAGCCCGGCAGATGCGTCCGAGCGCACCGCTCAGATTGAGAATGGAAAATGTGGCGGCTTGCGGAAACGCTTGCGTGATCGGTGACATGGCTCATCTCCAAAGGTAGCGTTCCAACTGCGAACGGGACGAGCGTGCCACCACCGCGCTCGACCCGTGTTCGCCCCGGCGTGAACTCCATGTTTCGACAGGTTGGCCGAGACGTGAAATCGGCGTTAAATCGCAATTTGCCGCGCGATGGTCGTGACTTGAGCGCCGCGAGGTGCCGCATGCGGTTGCGAATTCTGGGCGGATTGGATTTCACGTCGGCCGGCGGCGAGCCCACGCAGGACGTGACCCGCCAGACGCGGCTTCTGCTGGCGTGTCTCGCATTGGCTGGAGCCAGGGGTCTCAGCCGAGCCGAGTTATGCGCGCTGTTCTGGCCGGACCGCCCGTCCGCGCAAGCGCGCAGCAGCCTGCGCCAGGCGCTCGCCGCCATCAGGAAAGCGCTCACCAGCGCTCCCGGCGATGCCGATGCGATATCACTGCAAAGCGATCTGGACATCGTGAAACTGGTGGCCAACCCCACGACCGTGGATGTCTTTGCATTCCGTCACGGCGTGAAGCAGGACGGTCGCGAGGGTTGGATCGTCGCGGCGAACGCCTATCGGGGCGAATTACTTGCTGGCGTCGAGGTGCCGGACGATATCGAGGAATTCCTGACACCGCATCGCCGGGGTCTCAGCGCTCAGGCGCAAGCGGTTGTCGAGGGCCTGAGCAAGATCGATGATGCTGATGGCGAAGCGCTGAGCGCTGCCCAAGCGCTCGCGGAGCGCGTGCTTCAGTCCATCCCCGCATCGGAGGAGGCGCATCGTGCGCTGATGCGCATCCATTTTCGGCGAGGCCGGACGAACGCAGCGCTGCGGCAGTTCGAGCAGTGCAGGGAAGCCCTGCGACGGGAGCTGCAGGCCGAGCCGGACGGGGAAACCAGGCAACTTCTTGGTTCCATTCAGTCATCCGTCAACGACAAGCATGACAAGCCCCGGCGAGCCGAAGCCGGCGAGCCAGAAGCGAATGGGACGGCAAACCTCATGATCAGCGGGCCGTCTGTCGCGATCATGCCGTTCGATAATCTCGGTGACGCCGCCGACGAGTATTTCGCGGATGGTGTGGTTGAGGAGATCACGGCGGCGCTTTCGCGCATTCGCGATTTCTTCGTCATCGCGCGACAGTCGGCGTTCACATTCAAAGGCCGTTTTGTTGACGTGAAGGAAGTTGGACTCGCGCTTGGGGTTGCCTATTTGGTTGAAGGCACGGTGCGACGGGGTGGTGATCGGCTGAGGATCTCCGTGCAGCTTGTCGACACGCTCACGCGAACGCAGTTGTGGTCTGAGCGGTACGAGGGCGCGACCGCCGAAATCTTCGAGTTCCAAGACCAGATCGCGACGCAAGTCGCCGGAGCGCTCAAGCCGGCGATCCGGGGAGCAGAGATCGAGGCCGCGCTGCGAAAGCCGCCGGCGAGCCTGCGGGCCTATGATCTGGTGATGCGCGCCTTTCCGAAGCTGTGGGGCCAGAACGCTGCAGCCATTGAGGAAGCCATCCCGTTGTTGACGGACGCACTTGGGATCGACCCGAAATATGGGCGGGCCCACGCCTTGCTCGCCTGGTGCCATACGCTCAAAGTCACCTATCTCTGGACCTCGGAACCCGACCGCGAACTGGAGGCCGCACGGCGCGCGATCGCAGCGACGGCCGGCCTGATCGACAATGACCCGACGGCGTTGACCGCGGCAGGCGCCGCTACCAGCTTCTGTGGCGACCAGGAGGGGGCATCTGCGCTGATCGAGCGAGCGCTCGCCCTTGATCCAAACAACGCCTGGGCATGGGCGCGCTGGGGGTGGAACGGCATCTACCGCGGACAGCCAGCGTTGGCGCTGGAACGGTTCGAGAAAGCGATGAAGCTCAGCCCACTCGATCCCTTCGCTTTCAACACCAGGATGGGCATGGCAGCCGCGCTGGCTCGTTCGGGTCGCCTAGAGGAAGCTGTCGCCATTGGGAAGGACGTTACCAGGAAGCACCCCGACGTCACCTGGGTCCACCGGCAGCTCGCTGCCTGGGCGGCAATGGCTGGCGATATCGAAACCGCGCGTGCGGCGGCACGCAAGCTGCTGGCAGCGAACCCCGAATTCACGATCAGGCGCTACTTGGCGATTCCGGCATTTCAGGACATGCCCGAATATTTCAACCAAATGGCGCAAGGACTGCGGGACGCCGGGCTACCGGAGAGCTGAGACGCCAAATCAGCTTCAACGCGGATCTGTGCCGCGGGCAACCTCTGCCTTATTCGAACTCATCGCCCTCGTCGCCGTCACTTGTGGCGCGCAGCAGACCTCGCGGCGCGACTCCGACAATGTCGGCTTCCCACCGACCCCAACTGGACATTCACGACGTCGGACGCCTGGAATCCCAACGCCGAATAGAAAACCCGGCAGGCCGAAGCCCGCCGGGTCGTGAATTGAGAGCCGTTCGCTCAGGCTCAGCCGCGCGGCGCGAAGGCCTTGAGCGTCGCGGCGGCAAGGGCCGACTTCAGGATGGCGCCGAGGATGAAGGGCGTCGCGCCGACGGCGATCGCCTTGGGTAGGCCGATGAGGACGGCGAGCCAGGCCACGCCGACCACCAGGCAGAGCGCATTGCCGGCCAGCATCGCAGCGAAGGCGAGCCCGACGCGGCTGCCGTTCCAGCCGCGCTGGGCGAGCCCGCCGGTGAGCGCCGCGGCGAAGGGGAAGGCCAGCAGGTAGCCGGCCGTCGGGCCGGCGAAATAGGCCGCGCCGCCGGCGGCACCGGCAAGG
It includes:
- a CDS encoding ABC transporter permease subunit, yielding MTTAFVPEFGKALQGAVNRAVDAVVTGYGDKLDGFGATLTAPVRLVEMALQHIPVPAFVLAVAAGAWLATRRIGFALAMAVLPVALAGLGVWNEAMQSLALVAVAVLFVVLIGLPLGVAAARLPRLGRALTPLYDLMQTIPSFVYLIPVAMVLGLGRAPALVATLIYALPPFARLTELGLRGVDPGFIEAARALGLKPRQSFWLIELPLARPTILQGLNQAIMMALAMVVVASMIGAKGLGEVVLLGLQRADPGLGFVGGLAIVLLAVLLDRMAQATLGARKSPG
- a CDS encoding BTAD domain-containing putative transcriptional regulator, with translation MRLRILGGLDFTSAGGEPTQDVTRQTRLLLACLALAGARGLSRAELCALFWPDRPSAQARSSLRQALAAIRKALTSAPGDADAISLQSDLDIVKLVANPTTVDVFAFRHGVKQDGREGWIVAANAYRGELLAGVEVPDDIEEFLTPHRRGLSAQAQAVVEGLSKIDDADGEALSAAQALAERVLQSIPASEEAHRALMRIHFRRGRTNAALRQFEQCREALRRELQAEPDGETRQLLGSIQSSVNDKHDKPRRAEAGEPEANGTANLMISGPSVAIMPFDNLGDAADEYFADGVVEEITAALSRIRDFFVIARQSAFTFKGRFVDVKEVGLALGVAYLVEGTVRRGGDRLRISVQLVDTLTRTQLWSERYEGATAEIFEFQDQIATQVAGALKPAIRGAEIEAALRKPPASLRAYDLVMRAFPKLWGQNAAAIEEAIPLLTDALGIDPKYGRAHALLAWCHTLKVTYLWTSEPDRELEAARRAIAATAGLIDNDPTALTAAGAATSFCGDQEGASALIERALALDPNNAWAWARWGWNGIYRGQPALALERFEKAMKLSPLDPFAFNTRMGMAAALARSGRLEEAVAIGKDVTRKHPDVTWVHRQLAAWAAMAGDIETARAAARKLLAANPEFTIRRYLAIPAFQDMPEYFNQMAQGLRDAGLPES
- a CDS encoding biotin transporter BioY; the encoded protein is MTDLALSRSFSPLRLESRSLAWQAGAVIVGSLLLALSSQIKVPMYPVPMTMQTFAVTLIGALYGWRLGAVTVIAWLLQGFVGLPVLAGAAGGAAYFAGPTAGYLLAFPFAAALTGGLAQRGWNGSRVGLAFAAMLAGNALCLVVGVAWLAVLIGLPKAIAVGATPFILGAILKSALAAATLKAFAPRG
- a CDS encoding ABC transporter substrate-binding protein, which translates into the protein MKTLLGVAALAFGLGLGAPAMACELDRPLKMAGLDYDSAAFHTAVASAIAERGFGCKVERVPGAIAPLVNGLARGDVDIVMEIWTANPVEAWVKAAEAGKVEPLGTAFPDANEGWFVPRYLVSGPDAKAPDLKSAQDLKRYKNLFADPEEPGKGRFYNCVAGWVCEGINTKKLAVYGLAEDFTNTRGGSGEALVAAIEAALKRKRPVLFYYWGPSWLLGAYDLVKLEEPPFDPAIWAELKASDNPKRATAYPTSKVVIGANVDLARKAPQLVTFFKSYGTTSDMTSKMLAEAREKGVTPEQQAIVFLKSQPDIWRKWLPADIATKVASSL